The proteins below come from a single Zea mays cultivar B73 chromosome 8, Zm-B73-REFERENCE-NAM-5.0, whole genome shotgun sequence genomic window:
- the LOC100285343 gene encoding RING-H2 finger protein ATL5A: MGVHARAMSWYTSPPGSPAPGSAAEAEHALSSSPRGGDTNMVIVLAALLFALLFALGINSLARCLIRWARRAPAAEGGGAGGLEKRVLRSMPVEVYGAAAVTVADVCAICLGEFADGEKVRVLPRCAHGFHVRCVDTWLLSHDSCPTCRGSVLDGAKAATPAGGGSRWQGSEAAAIAVVIG, translated from the coding sequence ATGGGCGTGCACGCCAGGGCGATGAGCTGGTACACGAGCCCGCCGGGGTCGCCGGCGCCGGGGAGCGCCGCCGAGGCGGAGCACGCGCTGAGCAGCAGCCCCCGGGGCGGCGACACCAACATGGTCATCGTCCTCGCCGCGCTGCTGTTCGCGCTCCTCTTCGCGCTGGGCATCAACTCGCTCGCGCGCTGCCTCATCCGCTGGGCGCGCCGCGCGCCGGCAGCGGAGGGCGGCGGCGCCGGCGGGCTCGAGAAGCGCGTGCTCCGGAGCATGCCCGTCGAGGTGTACGGCGCCgcggccgtcaccgtcgccgacgTCTGCGCCATCTGCCTCGGCGAGTTCGCGGACGGCGAGAAGGTGCGCGTGCTGCCGCGCTGCGCCCACGGCTTCCATGTCCGCTGCGTCGACACCTGGCTCCTGTCGCACGACTCCTGCCCCACGTGCCGGGGCTCCGTGCTCGACGGCGCAAAGGCCGCCACTCCCGCCGGTGGGGGCAGCCGGTGGCAGGGCAGCGAGGCTGCTGCCATCGCCGTTGTCATTGGATGA